GCCTGAGGGTCGAAGCCCCTGAGCGACAAGCGTTTCCGCGCCCGCGACTACGGGATCGAACGACATTGGCCGCCGGGCTTGTCTGCGCTCGGGTTCGGGAGCCGACCAGAGCGGGTAGCCAAGGGCCACCACGCGGCGCGGCGGCCGGCGATCGTCGACCGACACCCCGAGACGGGACAGAAAAATTCGGCGATCAGGAAGGTGACAGCGAAGTGGGAGCCGCAGCGGTCGACGCAAGGAGTTTGCGCTGGCCAGCGGCTGATCGGAAGCCGAAAGCCGCCACAGTCAACAAGTTCCGACAGAACTTACCGGCGAGTAACCGGCCCGCGTGGGACAGGCTCGATTCGCGGCGCATAAACTGCGCGCGATAGATTCTTAAAGACGTTTCTTAGAGAACTGCCGAGGAGGCACCGTGGCCAACCACGCCAGCTCAAAGATCTCCAAGGTGCTGGTCGCCAATCGCGGGGAGATCGCGGTCCGGGTGATCCGCGCCGCCAAGGACGCAGGATTGGCCAGCGTGGCCGTCTACGCCGAGCCTGACGCTGACGCACCGCACGTCCGGCTCGCCGACGAGGCGTTCGCGCTGGGCGGCCAGACTTCGGCCGAGTCGTACCTGGTCTTCGAGAAGATCCTGGACGCGGCGGAGAAGTCCGGCGCCAACGCCATCCACCCGGGCTACGGCTTTCTGTCCGAGAACGCCGACTTCGCCCAGGCCGTCATCGACGCCGGTCTGATCTGGATCGGGCCCAGCCCCCAATCGATCCGTGATCTCGGCGACAAGGTGACCGCACGCCACATCGCGGCGCGCGCCAAGGCCCCGCTGGTGCCAGGAACCTCCGATCCGGTCAAGGACGCCGACGAGGTCGTCGCGTTCGCCAAGGAATACGGCGTGCCCGTCGCGATCAAGGCCGCGTTCGGCGGCGGCGGCCGCGGTATGAAGGTGGCCCGCACGCTCGAGGAGATCCCCGAGCTGTACGAGTCGGCGGTCCGCGAGGCCGTCGCGGCGTTCGGCCGCGGCGAGTGCTTCGTCGAGCGTTACCTCGACAAGCCCCGCCACGTCGAGGCCCAGGTCATCGCCGACCAGCATGGCAACGTCGTCGTCGCGGGCACCCGCGACTGCTCGCTGCAGCGCCGCTTCCAGAAGCTGGTCGAAGAGGCGCCTGCGCCCTTCCTGACCGACGCGCAGCGCAAGGAGATCCACGAATCCGCCAAGCGCATCTGCAAGGAAGCCGGCTACTACGGCGCGGGCACCGTCGAGTACCTCGTCGGTCAGGACGGCCTGATCAGCTTCCTCGAGGTCAACACCCGCCTGCAGGTGGAGCACCCGGTCACCGAGGAGACCTCCGGCATCGATTTGGTGCGCCAGCAGTTCAAGATCGCCAACGGCGAGCCCCTCGACATCACCGAGGACCCGACGCCGCGCGGCCACTCGTTCGAGTTCCGCATCAACGGCGAGGACGCCGGGCGCGGCTTCCTTCCTGCCCCCGGCCCGGTCACCAAGTTCGTCGGTCCCACCGGCCCCGGCGTGCGCTTGGACTCCGGTGTCGAGACCGGTTCGGTCATCGGCGGCCAGTTCGACTCGATGCTGGCCAAGCTCATCGTCACCGGCGCCACCCGCGAGGAGGCCCTTGAGCGCTCCCGCCGCGCCCTGGCCGAGTTCGAGGTCGAGGGTCTGGCCACCGTCATCCCGTTCCACCGCGCCGTGGTGTCCGACCCCGCGTTCATCGGTGACGGCGGCGACGGCTTCAGTGTGCATACCCGCTGGATCGAGACCGAGTGGAACAACACCGTCGAACCCTTCACCGGCGGGGACCCGATCGAGGAAGAGGACACCGTCCCACGTCAGACGGTGGTGGTCGAGGTCGGCGGACGCCGTCTCGAAGTGTCGCTGCCGGGCGATCTCGCCATCGGCGGGGGCGGCGGTGCGGCCGCGGCAGGCGTGGTCCGCAAGAAGCCGAAGCCGCGCAAGCGTGGCGGTGGCGGCGCCGCGGCCGCCTCGGGTGACGCCGTGACCGCACCCATGCAGGGCACCGTGGTCAAGGTCGCCGTCGAGGAAGGTCAGCAGGTCGCCGCGGGCGATCTCGTGGTGGTCCTGGAGGCCATGAAGATGGAGAATCCCGTCACCGCCCACAAGGACGGCACCATCACGGGCCTGGCCGTCGAGGCCGGCGCCGCGATCACGCAGGGCACCGTCATCGCCGAGATCAAGTAGGCCGATAGCGGCCGCGACTTGAACGCCGAGGCTGTGGTTATCGTTGGGATGTGCGAGCGCGCACCCCGGTAACCACAGCCTCGCGGCATTTCGGGCGTCAACGGGCCTGGCATGCGAAGGATCACGATGGAACCTGTCGAAATCAACGCGGGCTCTTGGTATCTGCGCGCGTTGCGGGCCGACGACCTGATGGACGACCGGCCGGCACTCGCCGAGCTCGGTGAGACCGATCCCGAACACGTCACCAGGCGTGAGGCGCAGTGGGCGTCCGACACGTGTTACTCGTGGGCCGTGTGCGAACCCACCACCGGTGAGATGCTCGCCGAGGTCACCCTCGACCCCGTGACCGCGGTGGTGCACAGCAGGGCCAGAGCCGGTCACGCCGACGCCGCGCGGATCGCCGAGGAGAGTGTGCGACGGTTCGCGGGAGCCATGCTGGGGCTGACTCCGCACGAATCCGATGCACCCGTCACGGATTGACGTCGATGTCGTGCCCGGTGGCGAGGTCTGCGCACTCGACGGCGACGACGTCGGTCCGCCCGCGCAGGAAAAGCTTGGCTCCCTCGTCGCCGTGCACGACGCGTAGCAGCTCCGGCCAGTGCCGACGCGCGATCGCCACGGGGTGTCCGGGCCTGCCGTCGTAGACCGCGCGCGCCAGTCCCGTTTCGGCGGCCGCCGCCACCACCCGCGCGACGACGTCGCCGCCGATGTCAGGCGTGTCGACGAGATGCAGCGCCACCAGGTCCACACCGGTCTGCGCGGCGGCCTCGATCCCGGTGCGCAGCGATGCCGACAACCCGTCGGACCAGTCGGTGGCCACCACGGCCCGTGCCGGTTCCGGTACGTCG
This genomic window from Mycolicibacterium goodii contains:
- a CDS encoding nucleotidyltransferase family protein; the encoded protein is MSNPPVIAGVVLAAGAGTRFGMPKVLAAEGEWLKAAVQALVGGGCAHVIVVLGAAVVDVPEPARAVVATDWSDGLSASLRTGIEAAAQTGVDLVALHLVDTPDIGGDVVARVVAAAAETGLARAVYDGRPGHPVAIARRHWPELLRVVHGDEGAKLFLRGRTDVVAVECADLATGHDIDVNP
- a CDS encoding acetyl-CoA carboxylase biotin carboxylase subunit, which produces MANHASSKISKVLVANRGEIAVRVIRAAKDAGLASVAVYAEPDADAPHVRLADEAFALGGQTSAESYLVFEKILDAAEKSGANAIHPGYGFLSENADFAQAVIDAGLIWIGPSPQSIRDLGDKVTARHIAARAKAPLVPGTSDPVKDADEVVAFAKEYGVPVAIKAAFGGGGRGMKVARTLEEIPELYESAVREAVAAFGRGECFVERYLDKPRHVEAQVIADQHGNVVVAGTRDCSLQRRFQKLVEEAPAPFLTDAQRKEIHESAKRICKEAGYYGAGTVEYLVGQDGLISFLEVNTRLQVEHPVTEETSGIDLVRQQFKIANGEPLDITEDPTPRGHSFEFRINGEDAGRGFLPAPGPVTKFVGPTGPGVRLDSGVETGSVIGGQFDSMLAKLIVTGATREEALERSRRALAEFEVEGLATVIPFHRAVVSDPAFIGDGGDGFSVHTRWIETEWNNTVEPFTGGDPIEEEDTVPRQTVVVEVGGRRLEVSLPGDLAIGGGGGAAAAGVVRKKPKPRKRGGGGAAAASGDAVTAPMQGTVVKVAVEEGQQVAAGDLVVVLEAMKMENPVTAHKDGTITGLAVEAGAAITQGTVIAEIK